The segment gaatagcaactttgcttaactttctTCATAAGTCTAAAATggcagttaagaagacatttcttctgAAGAAGGTTgtgtgaatctgggcccaggAACTCTGGAGTTCCACAGAATGTTGACCTCCGGTCGCCATGCCCCATCCCTGCCAGGTCAACAGCAGATAGAGAAGTGtttaactacacacacacatacagtttgtAATATGTCATTTccacacatacccacatactCTGTCTGAGATACGATAAACCATAATTTACCTTCTTTACAAAGTCCAAAGTCTGTGATTTTAACAAATCCGTCTGCGTCTATCAGCAAGTTGTCCAACTTCAAATTCCTGTGTAAAACACATCCAATTGAAATAAGCTGCAGATGCAAGCTATAGCTGTATTTAGGGCTGGTTTATAACACCCGTGAGTCAATTGACTCAGACACGACTTACCGATAAACTATCTTATTCAGATGCAGGAACTCTAGACCCAGCAAAACACAGGCTGAGTAGAACCTGTAACCTAAAGAAAAGTCAAGAAAATCTAAGAGAAGTCATGACAATCCAAATGTGCACTGTTAAGTGTGTAAGGTACAACTCACCTGGTTTGCACCTCAGAGAAGGCGTTATTATGGATATGGATCATGAGGTCACCCCCTGGTGAGTACTCCATGACAAAACATACATGCTCACTGGTCTGGAAGCAGCCGTGGAGGTTGACCAGAAAAGGGTGCCTCGACGCGTTGATTATCTCGAAGATCCTCCTCTCACACATAAGGCTGTCAAGCCATCAGAGAGAGCATTTCTTACTGTAAATAAGTTATTATCTGTGGGTATcactactgtatgtgtgttaagTGAGCAAGCCTATCCATTGTATGGTATACTGTATCATTATGTCTCCTATTCTTAAAGAACACTAACCTGTCTTCTTCATCATAGGTCACAATGTCCCTCTTCTTCAAGGCTTTGAAGACATAGAGTTTTCCTGTCTTCTTAAAGTCAGCTAGAAGTACCTGGATAGGGTGAATATTGGAGTACATGGTGCAGTGGGCTATTACAAAATCATATAATACTCTAACATCATGTTGTGTTGGCAAAAAACACTGGATCTTTCCAAAGTGTCCCCTTCCCAGGACAGAGATACATTTGAAATCTTTCATCTGCATCCTTGCTCTCTCTGTTGTGTAGTTTTCAATGGAGGACTGAAAAGGGGCAGACAGATATGCTACAAAGCTAGAACCATGGACACCAAGGCCAGTGTGATGGAAATGTCATACTTGTGCTTTTCTATTTACCaatttctatgttctatgtttgtgcttttctataaaccaatttttgtgttcatgcaagtgactgactgAACAAATCCTTACTAacagtagctgcaatttggcagtacaccCAGACCTTGTTTTCAGAAcgaaagatatctcagtttcaaggtctcagcttagagagaagaagcctcgtgaggtattggtctgtcacatgttatgaaccagtattggtatgtcacatgaatgaaacaaaacagtaatgatgaattaattaagctaaattatgcaaatatgacttgtctgtgtatagccatATATAAGACAACcgctgggactgccccagcagagctcctgacAGACATTCACTATGGTGCAttaagtttgttggaacctctccagcgcacTGACAATAAACAATCTTAAATCAATAAACAATTGGTTTAAGATTGACTGAGTGTCCCTATGTAAGAATTTCCACAAAACCAGTCATTCCTTTGAATAACATTTCATCAAAGTCTTCTAAAGGACTCTATGCACATGACTTTACCAAAATGGCATTTGACTGCCACAGTTTTCTGTTTAGTGGAGCTGGTAAAGGTGTTCACCACTTTTTCTGTCAGAGTAGGAATTTGTGGTGTTTTCTGTGCTGTTGAGATCATGTTGGGGATGCATCTTCCCTGGTCAGTGCTAGACGTTTTAGATTACTGCTCTTCACTTATGTTAAGCCTAATCACCGGCACGTCACTGCAGATCAAGAGAAACACAGTGATGGTCATGTATATAGTCAGGGAAATCATGCAGTGAAAGTGATATTACATATAGTCCCATAACCAAATATTCTTATAAATACACAACACACAATACCTGTTTTACAATTGATGTTCTTAATGCACACATTGTCTGTATTGTGTTTCCATGGGCAGCACTGTGCTTTCTCTCACCCTGGCAGAAAGGGGGTTGAGAGTGGCCTTATTGGTGGAAAGTGGCGGGTTGACCACAACATCAGAGGAAGTAAACAGACTCAAAGTGGTGAAGGAACTGCATTGAGGCAGGACACTCATCATCAGATGGCCCCATGTGGCAAAGTTCCTGTTCATCTGGGCAACACGTAGGAAGTTCTTCCCTGAGTGGAGGGAAAAGAACGCTGAGTTCAATCCATCAACCCAATATACTGTACCTATCATCAACAGTAACAGGAGTAGGCCTATTCGATCTGTGACTAAAGGACCAAGGCAGGTGACAGAGTAACTTTCTCTTTTGAGAAAATGCACCTTTCATTGGGTTGGCGCTCAATCACAGGTTTGACTAAATTAATCTGCAAAGCCACCAGAAAAATAACAAGTAGTGTGTTACATATGGATATCTGATTGATAAGCCGCACTGTGGCTATGCCATCTCATATTCGGAACTATAAACAAATCACACCTCAGTGAACAGTGTACCCTGGGGCTCCAGGCACAAACACAGAAAATGTTGTTGGTTGTCCAGGAACTCTTCCAGGCGCAGGTACTTGACTGTATACGTCGCCCTCCATTTTTGCCAGAAGAGCCCAATCCCCAGCTCCCGAGACTGTGGGGGtccaaatatgaaatatatttataATCTCCCAACTGAGAATTAATATGACCTTTTACCAATATAGACATGTTCAGACTATGTATAACACATTCCTTTGAGTTCACATACAACCAGGTAGGGGCAGTACAATGGCTCCTCCTGGTGTTCTGTATAAGAACTAGCTCTACTAGTCACCCTTTCCACTTCAATGAGAATATCAATCACCCACTCTATTGACACTACTTGCCTGCTCCAGTTGGATGCTGAAGCTTTGTCTCCAGGCCTGCTTGTTCAGGGGTTTGCAGTGGGTGCAACCCACCATTCTGTTATCCAGTTTCAACACTGCACTCATCTCCACTGCCAGACACAAAGTCAGATATTACTGTTCTCTATTTACTTGACTACAATAACATGTAGAAGAGCTGGTTCTACAGGTACAGTACTTGGGATATTCAAACACGACAACCACAGCTTCAACAAAGAAGTCACAAGCCCTCTGGGCACTTAATACCATCCATACACAGTACACTCCccgcaggagaggaggaggtagtggatGTTCAATATAGCACTAAGGATGAGTAGGGCTAAGGTCCTTTATACAGGAACTTACAGAAGAGGTCTTCTGTGTGATCATGTTGGCTGTCAACTTTGGAATCTGTTGGGCTATCCGGAGCAGAAGATGCACTGGTTATTCGGCCTCATCCTGGCAAGGATTTCAGCAAGTCCTCACATCCCAGAAGCCTGACCTCAATTGTGCCTGTAAAATGTTACATTTATCAGGAGAACAGACCATAAAATAAATAGTATCATTCTGCTTTTACCTCAGATCCATAAACATACATAAAATATCTGTAAGGTTTGAAGAGAGTGGTTACCTGTTAGGGAGGCCGGCTTAAGTAAGGATGAGGAGGTtgaggaggaaagggagaagagTAAACAACTTTGTCATTGTCCCCCAGGGGGAGGGGATCCTGTAGGGAGCCCCTCTTTGGTGACAGGCTCCTGGACAGCTTCCTGGGAGGACTCCCTCAGGCGATACTCCAGAGAAAGACGCAGAAGATGTAGCTTCTGAGACAAATCTTACACATGGAATTGGGTCTGGTAGAGATATACTGTATGCAATTCCTCAAACACACATAGCatagaaacaaaaacaaatgttccAATGTAAAAACCAATAACCTGATGATGTTTTTCCAATCTTAAACTAATTTTACGAAAGGTTCCTTAGTCCCTGTGAATTTATACTAATTTTGTACTGTTTTCTAATAGAATagtaaaaatttttttttaaagtgtttctAGATATAACCAAGCTACCCACCTCAGCCAGGGCCAGTTGGCCGTGAGATGACAGCTCCTCAAGCTCCTTCACCACATCCCTAGCCACCTtcaccacctctgtctctctctggacaTAGTGTTTTAACTCTGCCACACGAATGTCCAGGGGATTGACACCCACTAGGGCACATCTTCCTGAGTCAATGGTGCATGAGAAAAAAAGCACAGATTTCAAGCACAGATCATATCAGAAAACATACATTGTAAATCTCCAATAAACATTAAAGAACCATCGTCCACATACTGAGGAACTGTCTCTCTCACCGTCTCTCTAATAAGAGTACAATCTCCATAACTTACTACTCAATCAGTGTAAAAATTCCAGAGCCATCATCCTTTAATTCATGGTTCTTCAAGCCGGATTGAGTTAACAACCCGAAGATATGGATCCAACACATACGAACGCACCTGACCCCTCCGTGCGGCCCCgttcacagagagaaagacatccCCCGGCTCACCTCGGAACATGAACCCCCAGCTCACCTCGGAACATGAATAGAACTGAAGAACTAAGCATCTATGAGTGGCAGGTCTTGCCATTCAGCACGACTTGTAGTCCCTGTTGCGCCATCTACGCTCTGCAAGGACACATTCAGGACAACATTGGAGTCAACCAAGAGCTTGTGAAGCCCGCCGAGGAGTCATTCTACGTGGACAACTGCCTTTGAAGCATACCCTCTGCCGATGAAGCAAGAAACATTGTTAATGGACTGCGGCAGTGGCTCCATACTGGAGGCTTTGAGATACACCAGTGGGCTAGCAATGTACCAGCTGTCATCGAGCACCTACTGCCCGAGGCAAGATAGGAAAGAAGCGAACTGTGGCTTTCCCAAAGTAACACGGATCTCCAGGAACCAACCCTGGGGCTACGTTGGAACTGCCTCAGAGACTCCTTGGGATACAAGCACTGCACTGCGGAGAGCTCAAAACCTACAATGAGTAATATCTACAGCATGCTCGCCCATCAATATGACCCATTAGGCCTTTCACAACCTGAGCCAAGGTACTCATCCAGGACCTGTGGAAGGAAGGGGTAGGTTGGGACGACCCCATTCAACCTCAGAGCCTGCTGGACAGATGGCTTGTCTGGGAACAAGACATTCCTGACCTTGTCCAGATGGAACTCCCCAGAACTTATACACCACCATATGCTGACAATATAAAGTCGACCAGAGACCTCCACATATTCTGTTATGCATCAGAGAGAGGATATGTCTCTGTGTTGCAGAGGTTCAGAACCTTAAGGATGTAGCCAACTGGAGGTATATGGATATCGCGAACAACCTGGCTGATGACGTCACTCGGGGCAAGGCCTTGAAAGAGCTGGCCCAACCAGATCGATGGCACCAAGGCCCTGAGTTCCTCCAACAGATCAGTGGCCTTCAATGTCTGTTGCTTACCCGGAGCCTGATGACAGCGAACTGAAGAAATCAGCCTTCTGCGGACATGTCTGTCAGTCCTAGTCCTCAGCTCCCAGATATAAGCAAGTTTGATACATGGAAAGACCTCATGAAGGCAACAACTAGATCCCTACACGGCACGGCCAATCCACTCTCCAGCGAAGCAGCAGACTACATAGAGAACCTCCTCCTGAAGCAAGCTCAGATGGAATCGTTTCCTGAAGAGGTCAAGGCCAACATGTCAAACCGGTCTTCTAACAGTCATCTGGGTCCCTTGTCTCCCCAGTATGATAAGGATTCAGGACTCCTTAGAGTTGACGGTAGACTATGAAGAGCAGAGCACCTGGAGATGGATGGTATGCACCCCATCGTCTTGGATCCGCTGACCAAGCTACTCATTCAAGATTTCGACAAGACTCTCCTCCATCcgctactcattcaagagtt is part of the Salvelinus namaycush isolate Seneca chromosome 18, SaNama_1.0, whole genome shotgun sequence genome and harbors:
- the LOC120063582 gene encoding serine/threonine-protein kinase N2-like, coding for MSAVLKLDNRMVGCTHCKPLNKQAWRQSFSIQLEQSRELGIGLFWQKWRATYTVKYLRLEEFLDNQQHFLCLCLEPQGKNFLRVAQMNRNFATWGHLMMSVLPQCSSFTTLSLFTSSDVVVNPPLSTNKATLNPLSARSSIENYTTERARMQMKDFKCISVLGRGHFGKVLLADFKKTGKLYVFKALKKRDIVTYDEEDSLMCERRIFEIINASRHPFLVNLHGCFQTSEHVCFVMEYSPGGDLMIHIHNNAFSEVQTRFYSACVLLGLEFLHLNKIVYRNLKLDNLLIDADGFVKITDFGLCKEGMGHGDRRSTFCGTPEFLAPEVLTEDNYTRMHSLKHRQTKHLSPEQQDAFTD